CCCGGCTCGTACTGGGGCGGAACTGGAAGCGACTCGACGATGGCCAGCGCAGCGAGTTCGTCGAGGCCTTCACCACCTACCTCGCCAACGACTATGGCAGTCGCCTCGACCGCTACGAGCAGGAAGAGGTCGCCGTGACCGGCGAGGAGCCGAAGCCGCGTGGCGACGTCGTGGTGAAGACACAGATCGTCGGCGGGGAGAACGACGGCGCCCAGGTCGACTACCGGATGCGCCACCGCAACGACAAGTGGCGGATCATCGACGTCGTGATCGAAGGCATCAGCCTGGTGGCCAACTTCCGGGACCAGTTCTCCGAGGTGATCGGAAATCAGGGCCCGGAGGGGCTGCTCCGCAAGCTGAAAGAGAAGAACGCCCAGAACGCGACTGCCTGAGCCGTCCGTCCGCACGACCCGCGGGAGCTATTTGACGGCGATGATGTGGGCGACCCAGGCCGGATCGCCCTCGGCGCGCTCCCGGCGGGAGAACACGTCGTTGCCCTCGCCGGTCTTGCGGTCGGTGCCTTCCCAGTAGACGTGGGCGTCGGAGAAGCCCGCCTCGGCGAGCAGCTCGCGGAGTTCGGGGATCGTCCAGATCCGCCAGTCGTAGCTGAAGGCCCGGCGCATCTCGCTGCCGTCCGGGAACTTGAAGTGGATCCGGTTCTCGCCCCGATGGGAGATCGGGTCGAAGGACTTCTGCTCCCAGACGTAGATGAAGTCGTCGAACTCGGTCTCTTCGACGAGGGCCTCCATCGCCTGGCCACCCCCGTACACGTCCAGAAAGAGCAGGCCATCGCTCTTCAGCGTCGCGCGCGCGGCCTCGAAGTAGCGGACCAGCTCGGGGCGCGTGTCGAAGAGGAAGTAGGAGAAGTTGTAGGCGACCGTGACGTCGACGGGTTCGTGGCCCACCGTGCGTACGTCGCCCTCGATCAGCTTCACCCGCGACTGTTGATCGGGAGTGAGCGCCGCGACGTTGTTCCCGCGACCCCAGTCGAGGGGCTCCGGGTCGAGGTCTATCGCGAAGGCGGTGTTCTCGCGGTGTCGGGCCACCCAGGCGCAGGAGAAGGCCGACGTGCCCGCGAAGTCCTCACGCATGCTGCGCGCCGGTCGCCCGCGCGTCTTCTTGAAGGTGCGGTCGAGGAAGGCGACGTCCACCTCGGGTTCTTGCACGCTGCGCTGGTAGTAGACGTACTTGTCCGCGCGCTGGGCGAGGGTTCGGCGTCGAGCCATGCGAAAGAGTTCCTTGGAACGCGTGGAGGCGCGATCGGGTACGAGGGAAGGAGTTCGCGAGCCGGATGCTGACGCAACCGGGCGCTTCCCACAATGGTTGGCGCGGAACGAACCCACGCCGCGTGTGCCGGCTCAGGCTTCGGGGTCGTAGCCCAGGTTCGGCGCGAGCCAGCGCTCCACCTCTTCGAGGGTCATGCCCGTACGCTGGGCGTAGTCCTCGGCTTGATCGCGGTCGATCCGGCCCACGGTGAAGTACTTCGCGTCCGGGTGGGCGAAGTAGAGCCCGGACACGCTGGCTCCCGGCATCATCGCGTAGCTCTCGGTCAGCTCGATCCCGACGGCGGGTGCGTCGAGGAGCCGGAAGAGGTCTCCCTTGCGGGTGTGGTCGGGGCACGCCGGGTATCCGAACGCCGGTCGGATGCCGCGATAGCGCTCGGCGATCAGGTCCTGGTTCGAGAACGACTCGCCCTCGCCGTAGCCCCAGTCGCGACGCGCCTGGGCGTGCAGGTACTCCGCGAAGGCCTCGGCGAAGCGGTCGGCCAGGGCCTTCACCATGATCGCGTTGTAGTCGTCGAGGTCCTTCTCGAAGTGGCGCGCCAGGTCCTCGGCTTCGACACCGGAGGTCACGGCGAAGGCGCCCACCGTATCGCGCGGTCCCCCATCCGACGCAGCGACGAAATCCGAAAGCGCGTAGTGGGGCTTGCCGTCGGCCTGGGGCGACTGCTGGCGCAGCATCGGGAAGCGCGCGAGCTCGCCGTCGCCCTCGGGCGCGTAGAGCACGAGGTCGTCGCCCTCGCGGGCCGCGGGCCAGAAGCCGTAGACGCCGCGGGGCGTCAGCTGGCGCTCGCGCTTCATCTGCGCGAGCAGCTCCTGGGCGTTCTCGAAGAGCTCGCGTGCCGCGGCGCCCCTCTCGGGATGGTCGAGGATCTTCGGGTACTTCCCCTTGATCTCCCAGGCCGCAAAGAAAAAGGTCCAGTCGATGTAGGGCTCGAGATCCTCGAGGGTGACGCCCTCGACCTCGCGCCGGCCGAGGAAGGCGGGCTCCTGGGGGGCGGCCGCGAGCTCCGGTCGCTTCGTGCGCGCATCGGCCAGCGACACGAGGGGGCGCTGGTTGCGTCCCTCGTAGACGTAGCGGAGGTTCTCCTGGACCTGGCGGTTCTCGGTGTCGAAGGTGCGCTTGCGCCCGGCGTCGAGCAGCGAGGACACCACACCCACGGCGCGCGAAGCATCGTTCACGTGGACGACGCTCTCGTTGTAGCGCGGAGCGATCTTCACCGCGGTGTGCTGACGACTGGTCGTCGCGCCGCCGATCAGGAGCGGCAGCTTCATGCCGCGACGTTCCATCTCGGCCGCCACGTGGCTCATCTCGTCGAGGCTGGGCGTGATCAGCCCTGACAGCCCGACGATATGCGCGCCCTCCGATTCCGCGGCATCGAGGATCTGGTCGGCCGGCACCATCACCCCGAGATCCACGATCTCGTAGTTGTTGCAGCCGAGCACCACGCCCACGATGTTCTTGCCGATGTCGTGGACGTCGCCCTTGACGGTGGCCATCACGATCTTGCCCTGGCTCTGGGAAACGTCGCCGCTGGCGCGCTTCTCGGCCTCCATGAACGGCGTCAGGTAGGCGACGGCACGCTTCATGGCGCGCGCGCTCTTCACCACCTGGGGCAGGAACATCTTCCCGGCGCCGAACAGGTCGCCGACGATCTTCATGCCGTCCATGAGGGGTCCTTCGATCACGTGGAGCGGGCGATCGAACTGTTGGCGCGCCTCTTCGGTGTCCTCTTCGATGAAATCGACGATGCCGTTCACGAGGGCGTGGGAAAGACGCTCGGCGACGGATGCTTCGCGCCAGGAGAGGTCGACCTCGCGCTTCTTGCCGCTGCCCTTCACGGTCTCGGCAAGCTCGATCATGCGCTCGGTGGCGTCGGGGCGGCGGGCGAACAGGATGTCCTCGACGTGCTCGAGGAGTTCCGGCGGGATCTCCTGATAGACGCCGAGCTGGCCCGCATTGACGATGCCCATGTCCATGCCGGCCTGGACGGCGTGGTAGAGGAAGGCCGTGTGGATGGCTTCGCGGACGAGGTCGTTGCCGCGGAACGAGAACGAGAGGTTCGAGACTCCGCCACTCACCTTTGCGCCCGGGCAGCGCTCTTTGATCAGCCGGGTCGCCTCGATGAAGTTGATGGCGTAGCGGTCGTGTTCCTCGATCCCCGTCGCGATCGCGAGGATGTTCGGGTCGAAGATGATCGCCTTCGGGTCGAAGCCGACCTCGTCGACGAGCAGCCGGTAGGCGCGCTCGCAGATCTCGATCTTCCGCTCGGTGGTGTCGGCCTGGCCCACCTCGTCGAAGGCCATGACGACGACGCCTGCTCCGTAGCCCTGGACCTTGCGGGCCTTGTCCAGGAAGTCGGCTTCGCCTTCCTTCAAGCTGATCGAGTTCACGATGCCGCGACCCTGGACGCACTTCAGGCCGGCCTCGATCACGCTCCACTTCGAGCTGTCGATCATGATCGGCACCCGCGCCACTTCCGGCTCGGTCGCGATCAGATTCAAGAAGGTGGTCATGGCCCGCTCGGAGTCGAGCATGCCCTCGTCCATGTTGACGTCGATGATGTTGGCCCCGCCGCGCACCTGGTCGAGCGCGACCTCCACGGCGGTCGTGTAGTCGTCCTTCTTGATCAGGTTGGCGAAGCGGCGCGAACCGGTGACGTTGGTGCGCTCGCCGATCATCAGGAAGTTCGATTCCGGCCGGATGGCCAGCGGCTCGAGCCCGCTGTAGAAGGCGATCTCGGCCGGCTCGGCCGGCACTTCGCGCGGCACCATTCCGTCCACCGCCTGGGCGATGGCCGCGATGTGGCCGTCGGTGGTGCCGCAGCAGCCGCCGACACCATTCACGAGGCCGCTCTCGGCGAATTCGCGCAGGAAACCGGCGGTGGTTTCGGGGGTTTCGTCGTAGCCGCCGAAGGCATTCGGCAGGCCGGCGTTGGGATAGACGGTGACCGGGATCGGCGCGACTGCGGCGAGTTCGGCGAGGAACGGGCGCATCTCGGTGGCGCCGAGCGCGCAGTTGATCCCGACCGACATCGGGTTCGCGTGGCGCACGGAGGTCCAGAAGGCTTCGACGGTCTGACCCGAGAGGGTGCGCCCGCTCTTGTCGGTGATCGTGACCGACAAGAGGATCGGCAGCTCGACGCCCTTCTCCTCGAAGACGTCTTGGGTCGCGAGGATGGCGGCCTTCGCGTTCAGCGTATCGAAGATCGTCTCGATCAGGATCACGTGGACGCCGCCCTCGATCAGGCCGGCGACCTGCTCGGCGTAGGCGGTGCGCAGGGTGTCGAAGTCGATGTCGCGGAACGCGGCGTCGTTCACGTCGGGTGAGATCGACAGTGTCTTGTTGGTCGGGCCGACGGCCCCCGCCGCGATGCGCGGCTTGTCGGGCGTGCGCTCGGTCCAGGCGGTCGCCGCTTCCACGGCGAGACGCCCGGCTTCGCGGTTCAGCTCGTGGACCACCGACTCGGTGCCGTAGTCGGCCTGGGCGATGGAGGTGCCGCTGAAGGTGTTGGTCTCGATCAGGTCGGCGCCGGCGGCGAGGTAGGCGTCGTGGATGTCGCGAATGACGTCTGGCCGGGTGAGCACCAGCAGGTCGTTGTTGCCCTGCAGGTCCTGGGAGTGATCGCGAAAGCGCTCGCCCCGGAAGTCGGC
The DNA window shown above is from Myxococcota bacterium and carries:
- the metH gene encoding methionine synthase, with protein sequence MALQPEDARKTLEAIFAERILVFDGAMGTMIQGRDLGEADFRGERFRDHSQDLQGNNDLLVLTRPDVIRDIHDAYLAAGADLIETNTFSGTSIAQADYGTESVVHELNREAGRLAVEAATAWTERTPDKPRIAAGAVGPTNKTLSISPDVNDAAFRDIDFDTLRTAYAEQVAGLIEGGVHVILIETIFDTLNAKAAILATQDVFEEKGVELPILLSVTITDKSGRTLSGQTVEAFWTSVRHANPMSVGINCALGATEMRPFLAELAAVAPIPVTVYPNAGLPNAFGGYDETPETTAGFLREFAESGLVNGVGGCCGTTDGHIAAIAQAVDGMVPREVPAEPAEIAFYSGLEPLAIRPESNFLMIGERTNVTGSRRFANLIKKDDYTTAVEVALDQVRGGANIIDVNMDEGMLDSERAMTTFLNLIATEPEVARVPIMIDSSKWSVIEAGLKCVQGRGIVNSISLKEGEADFLDKARKVQGYGAGVVVMAFDEVGQADTTERKIEICERAYRLLVDEVGFDPKAIIFDPNILAIATGIEEHDRYAINFIEATRLIKERCPGAKVSGGVSNLSFSFRGNDLVREAIHTAFLYHAVQAGMDMGIVNAGQLGVYQEIPPELLEHVEDILFARRPDATERMIELAETVKGSGKKREVDLSWREASVAERLSHALVNGIVDFIEEDTEEARQQFDRPLHVIEGPLMDGMKIVGDLFGAGKMFLPQVVKSARAMKRAVAYLTPFMEAEKRASGDVSQSQGKIVMATVKGDVHDIGKNIVGVVLGCNNYEIVDLGVMVPADQILDAAESEGAHIVGLSGLITPSLDEMSHVAAEMERRGMKLPLLIGGATTSRQHTAVKIAPRYNESVVHVNDASRAVGVVSSLLDAGRKRTFDTENRQVQENLRYVYEGRNQRPLVSLADARTKRPELAAAPQEPAFLGRREVEGVTLEDLEPYIDWTFFFAAWEIKGKYPKILDHPERGAAARELFENAQELLAQMKRERQLTPRGVYGFWPAAREGDDLVLYAPEGDGELARFPMLRQQSPQADGKPHYALSDFVAASDGGPRDTVGAFAVTSGVEAEDLARHFEKDLDDYNAIMVKALADRFAEAFAEYLHAQARRDWGYGEGESFSNQDLIAERYRGIRPAFGYPACPDHTRKGDLFRLLDAPAVGIELTESYAMMPGASVSGLYFAHPDAKYFTVGRIDRDQAEDYAQRTGMTLEEVERWLAPNLGYDPEA
- a CDS encoding ABC transporter substrate-binding protein; the encoded protein is MSRAWLAAALVVTWTLPAQASEGGATALIEETVAQVIDVLKDDAKSTAERRKELEAIAHARFDFRTMSRLVLGRNWKRLDDGQRSEFVEAFTTYLANDYGSRLDRYEQEEVAVTGEEPKPRGDVVVKTQIVGGENDGAQVDYRMRHRNDKWRIIDVVIEGISLVANFRDQFSEVIGNQGPEGLLRKLKEKNAQNATA
- a CDS encoding class I SAM-dependent methyltransferase, translated to MARRRTLAQRADKYVYYQRSVQEPEVDVAFLDRTFKKTRGRPARSMREDFAGTSAFSCAWVARHRENTAFAIDLDPEPLDWGRGNNVAALTPDQQSRVKLIEGDVRTVGHEPVDVTVAYNFSYFLFDTRPELVRYFEAARATLKSDGLLFLDVYGGGQAMEALVEETEFDDFIYVWEQKSFDPISHRGENRIHFKFPDGSEMRRAFSYDWRIWTIPELRELLAEAGFSDAHVYWEGTDRKTGEGNDVFSRRERAEGDPAWVAHIIAVK